The genomic region AACGCCACGACGCGGCCGTTCATCGCGACCTCGCGCAGCCGCGGGATGTCGGCGGGCGCGAACGCCACCGCCCCTCCGAGCGACCAGGTCGTGAGCGCCACCGCCACGACCGCAGTCAGCGCGGCGCACAGCGCCGTCTCGGCCAGGTGCTCGCGCACGATGCGCGAACCGCCGGCGCCGAGCGCGCGCCGGATGGCGACCTCGCGCGCCCGGGCCGTGCCCCGGGCCACGGCGAGGCTGGCCACGTTGGCGCAGACGAGCAGGAGCAGGCCCGCGACGGCGCCGAAGACCAGCAGCAGCCCCGTCCGGCTCGAGCGCACCAGTTCGTCGCCGAGCGGCACCAGGTCGACGCTCCAGCCGCGGTTGGTCCGGGGGTGATCGGCGGCGCTGCGGGCGGCGATCACGTTCATGCGCTCGGCGGCCGCCTCGCGCGAGAGCGCCGGTCGGAGCCGGCCGACCGCTCGCAGGAAGCGCGCCTCGCGTGGCGGGCCCTCTGGGAAATTCGCGCCGCGATACGACTCGTGCATGTCCCATGGCGTCCAGAACGCGGCGTCGTCATCCGGCACGGCGAAGTCCGGCGGCATGACCCCCAGCACCCGCCAGTTGCGGCCTTCGATGTGCAGCATCCGGCCGACCAGCGCGGGGTCGGCGCCGAGGCTCTGCCACAGCCAGTGGCTCAGGACCAGGACAGGCTCGGGCCCTGCGCGGCCCGACGGAATCGACGGCCGGCCCGGGTATTCGTCCGCGGCGAACGTGCGGCCGAGGAGCGGCGCGCGGCCGAAGACCTCGAAGAAGCCCGTCGTCACCTGGACGCCGGTGACCGGCGCGCTGCCCTCCACGCCGCGCAGGGTTGCGCGGGCCGTCCACCAGCCGCTCAACGTCGTGAAGGCGTCGTTGCCCTCCACCCAGTCGTTCAGGTCGCCGGGCGACGGCCCTTCGTGCAGCCGCTGCTCCGCGGCGTTCGATTCCCACACCATGACCAGCCGATCCGGATCGGCGTAGGGCAGGGGCGCCAGCAGCACCGCGTCGACCAGCGCGAACAACGTCGTCGTCGCGGCCACGCCCATTCCGAGGAGCAGCGCGACCGTCACGGCGAATCCGGGAGCGCGCAGCAGGGACCGGAGCGCTCGGCCGACGTCCTGAACGGCGCCGGCAACGAGGTCCCAGACGAGGGCCAGCCACACGATCGCCGCGGCGCCGCGGCCGCGCGTCCGGGCCTCGCCGAGGAGGCGCGCGGCGTCGTCCTGCATCTCGTCGGCGTCGCGCTGGTCGCGGCCCAGGAGCATCCGCAGCATGCGGCCATAGCTCCGTGCGCCGGTGGAACCGCGGGGGCTCACGCGCGCACCGGCCTGCGCAGCGCCCGGCTGGCGCGCGCCTGATCCACGATCGCCTCGAGGCGGCGCACCTCGGCGCCGAGCACGCGCGTGCCGAGCGGCGTGAGGCCGAAGTAGCGCCGCCGCTCGTCATCGTCGCTGGGGCGGGTGTCCGACTCGGCGATCCAGTCGAGTTCCTCGAGCTCGCGCAGGGCCCCATACAGGGCGGCCGGCCACAGCCGCACCTGGCCGTCGGTCCGGGCGGCCACGTCCTGCATGATGGCGTAGCCGTGCCGCGGCCCATCGGCCAGCGCCAGCAGGATGTGGAGCACCTTGGGCTTCAGCGGCGGGAGGTCGTCGATCCGTCGGGGCCGGTCGGACATGGGCGCGGGCAACTCTATATCGTTTGATATAGATATGCAACGATCGCGCGCTTGGCTGTCATGCTGCCACCCTTCACCGCCGCGTCCGCCCTTGGCGCCGTGATGGCTGCGGTCACGCGGCGAGGGGCGCGGTCCCAGCAGCCATGATGCGCGGCCGTCACCCAGAGGCGGCGCGACGTCGAGGCTCCGGAAGAGAAGATCGCGGCGCTACACTGACGCATGGCCACGCTGGCACCCCAATCCGATCCGGAATCCAATCCGCGCGTGCGCGCCGTGTTCGACGACATGCGCGCCACCCGCAAGAGCGACGACGTCAACCTGTTCTGGCGCACGCTCGCCTTCGACCCCGCCCTCCTCGAACGCACCTGGCACGAGTTGAAGCAGGTGATGGCGACGCCGTCGGCCATCGATCCGCTGACGAAGGAGATGATCTACATCGCCGTGTCTGCGGCCAATGCCTGCAGCTTCTGCGTGCACTCCCACACGGCCGCGGCACGCGCCAAGGGCATGACCGACGCCCAGTACGCCGAGCTGCTGGCGATCATCTCGATGGCGGGCAAGACGAACCACCTCGCCACGGCGCTGGGCGTCCCGGTGGACCACGCCTTCGACGCCACGCCGTAAGAAGGGCGCGTTCCTGTTCCGGCGGGACGGGACACACCGCGGCCCCGGGGGCCCCGTCCGATCCAGCCCCAGCCCATGTGTCCAGCGGCTCGGGGCCCCTGGCCCTGGCCGCGAGCCACAACTGCCACTTTGCCTGCAGGCGGAGCCAGATTTCGGCGTCCCAGCCTGGCGCCGGAGAGGCTGCGGGGCTCCTCCAACGAAAGCGGTGCCGCCACGCCGGAGTCGGTTACTGTTTTACGCGCATGCCCTCAACATGGTTGTTCACCAAGGGGACCGAGAGTATCTGGGTGGAGTGTGTCGATGGCCCGGCACTCCTCATCGCCGGACCCGGGACCGAGCGCAAGGCCGTCGAGTATCGAAGCGAGGCCGACCTGCAGACGGGGCAGATTGCCCTGGCCGAGACGCTCTCGGCGGGCGGCTGGCTGCTCTGGCCTTCGGAGACGGACCGCCGATCCGGCCGGGAGCGGCGGGCCGCCAGCCGTGGCGGTTCCGACCGGCGCCAGGGGCTCGACCATCGCGGTCGAGTGACTCCCCAGTCACCAGACGCGCGCCGCTGATGCGGCCCGGCTCTCCGTAACGCTCGCAGGATCACGTTCCCGGCTGACGAGACGACGGGGGTGGCGCGCGGCGCTACAGCCTGTCGAGGAACGCCATCAGGGCATCGCGGTCCGCGCGTGACGACGCCAGGAAGCGCCGTCGCGCCCCGGCCGCTTCGCCACCGTGCCAGCGGACGGCCTCTTCAGGTGAGCGCGCGCGGCCGTCGTGCAGGAGACGGGCGTCGCCACTCACGATCGCGAGCAGGCCCAGGCCCCACAGCGGCGGAGTACGCCACTCGCTGCCCGCCGCGCGCCCCTCGGCCACACCGTCGGCCAGGCCCGGCCCCATGTCGTGGAGCAGGAGGTCCGTATAGGGACGTATGGTCTGCCCGGACAGCTCCGGCCAGCCCTCCAGCCTCCCGGTCGTCATGCGCGGCTGATGACACGCCGCACAACCGCTCGCCACGAACACATGCTCCCCCTAGGACGCCCGAGCGTGCTGACGCCCGCCGGCTGTTGAGGACGGCCGAGGTCGGAACGGAGTACAGTCCGTGCGGGTGGGATTTGCAGCGACGGTGGACTCTGTGGTGACCACACGGTCCGGGTGATCGAGACGCCGATGCAGAGTGCGCCGATCTCGACGCGTAGAGCCGCGCACTGATACCGACGTGGGGATCTGCAGTGGCACACAATCCGAACTCGGTTCGCGGGATCGCGTCGGCGGCCTCTTGGGGCGTCGGCCTCATCGCTCTTGCGTGCGGCCTCCAGACACTGTTGGCGCCGACCGTGCGCCTGTCGTGTCCGGCGCGAACGGTCGGCGCACCCGACTGCGAACTGCGCTGGATCGTCGCCTTCGACCGCGTGCGCATCCGACGGACACCGTTGCCAGGGCTGCACTCCGTCGACGAAATCGAGGCGACGAGTCGCGGTGGGGCCACGCGTGATGCGCGGTCAGGTCCCGGCGGGCCAACGTCGACGATGTACCTGAACACCGCGAGCGGACGAGTGCGGACGATCCTCTTCGCCGATCAGCTGGAACTGCAAGGCCTCCGTGATCCGCTCCGCGCCTATCTCGCCAATGATCACGCCCCGCCGTTGGAAGTGACGATGAGGCCCGATGCTATTCCTGGCCGCCTGATCGCGAACGTGATCGTGTGTGCGGGACTTCTGTTTCTGGTGTGGCTACCCGTCCAGGTTGTCGCAGCGGTGAGGCGTCGGCGCTGACACCGTATGGGCACGGCGCTGCCACCAGGGAGTTACACGCGTGTGGTGAAATGCCGGACATGCCAATCGTGATCACGGTGATGCTGCTGGCGTGGTCCGTCGCAGCGCCGGCCCTCGGACAAGGAGCGGGCACGCTCGCTGCGAGGCCAATCTCTACCGGTTCCGCGTAACCCAGGATCCACGCACCACACGTGACGAAGGTGAAGACGCCTGGCATCGGCATCAGGCCCATGACGTTCACCCGTGGCGGACCCGGCGCCGTGGCCACGTGTTCACCGGGTGATACGCCGTGATGACTCTTGTCGACGACGCGCGTCGAAGCGTTCGAGGTCTGCGCCATCGGCCGGGTTCGACCGCGCTGGCTGTGGCCATACTGGCGGTCGCCGTCGCTGTGAATGCCGTGGTGTTCGCGGTGGTCAACGCGGCATTCGTCAAGGGCCCAGTGCTCGTGCGCGACCCACAGCGCCTCGTCCAGATCACGACGACGCGGAACGCCGTCTACGCCCCAGACTACCTGGAGTGGCGCGCCCGCACGAAGACGCTCCAGGACGTGGCCCTGGTACGAGGCGTGTTCCACACGCTCGCCAGTCAGCGCGACGGGCCGGATACGGTGTTCACGACCGAGGTCACTCCGAACACCTTCGGGCTCCTCGGCGTGTCGCCGCGCATCGGTCGCGACTTCGTGGAGGCCGATGCCGTGGCAGGCGCGGAGCCCGTTGTCATGCTGAGCCACTCGCTCTGGCAGACGCGGTGTGGTGCCGATCCCGCTGTCGTCGGTTCCTCGATTCTGGTCGATGGGACGCCCGCGACCGTCATTGGCGTCATGCCCGAAGGGTTCACGTTCCCTTCTGACCAGGGCCTGTGGACGCCGTTGATTCCAACAGCCGCAGCGCTGCGTCGGGACACGACGTATGCGCGGTACGCATACGGGCGTCTGCGAAGCGGGACCCCCGTGGCGTCCGCGAGGCTCGAGCTCGAGGGCATCGGGCAGCAGTTGGCGAGCGCCTTCCCTGGGACGAATCGAGACCTCCGGCCCGTGGTGCGCTCGGCAGATGAGTGGTTCGTGGGCCAGGGCACCCGACGGCTCTACCTCGCCGTGTGGGGAGCAGCCGTCTCGGTGCTGCTCATCGCGTGCACGAACGTCGCCGGCCTGCTCGCCGTTCGAGGCACTGCCCGGACACGTGAGGTCGCGATCCAGTTGGCGCTCGGCGCATCTCGTTGGCGCCTGCTCCGACAGGGAGCCATCGACGGGGTGCTCCTCGCCGGCGCTGGCGGTGTGCTGGGCCTGGGCGTCAGCCAGTTCGCGCTGGCGACTCTCCGACGCGTCCCTCTCACCGCCGGGCTCGACCTGCAGATGGACGGTGCGGCGCTGGCTTACGTGACGGCGGTCTCGGTCGCGACCGGCGCCATCGCCGGAACGCTGTCGAGCGCACATGTGACCGGGCGGCCCGGTGAGCTCAGCGGCCTGTCGAATCGGTCAGGGGCCGCGTCGGCGACCAGCACGCGCCGGCTCGACGTCCTCGTCAGCGTGGAGATTGCCCTGGCCGTTCTGCTGGTGGTCGGCGCGGGCGTCATGATGCGAAGCGTGCAGAACGTCACGTCGGCGAACATCGGCGTGCGCACGGAGGGGCTCTGGACCGCCGGGTTGTACCTGCCGCCCGATCGGTATGCCTCGGCCGATATGAGGCACCGGGTCCTCGACGCCATCCGCGAGCGGCTCGTCACGAACCCCGGCATCGAAGCCGTGGCGTATGGTGCCGTCGCGCCCACTGACGTGGCGCCGCTCATGACGCTCATTCCGGAGGACGGGGGCGGGGCGTCGGCCGCGACGGCGGCGGCATTCCCAATCACGCCCGGATACATAGGCGTGGTGGGCGGCGCGATCCTGGCGGGACGGGACATCTCGCCTGCCGATCGCTCCGGCGCGCCGCTCGTGGCGCTGGTCAATCAGCGTCTGGCGGACGTGCGATGGCCGGGGCGTGACCCGGTGGGGCAACGCCTTGGTCTGAGCCCGGACGGCACGCCGTCGTCGACCGCCGTGTCCGTGTCCATCGTGGGCGTCGTGTCGAACATCTCGCAAGGCGACCGGACACGCCAGTCGTTCGAGCCGATCGTGTACCTGCCGTATGCCCAGCACCCGCAGCCGAACATGTTCGTGTTCGTGCGAGGACGCCCCGGCGACGACAATGTGGCGGCGGCGATACGTCAGGCCGTCTACCTCGAGGACGCGCGCCTGACCGTCGCCGCCCTCTGGCGGCTCGAGGAACGCCTCGACCGCGCGTTCGCGTCCGAACGCCACTCGTCCGCGCTGCTCGGGGCATTCGCGTCAGCGGCGCTGGGACTCGCGGCCGTAGGGCTATATACGGTCGTCGCCTACCGGGTGCGGCTCCGCACCCGCGAGCTCGGCGTCCGCGTCGCGTTGGGTGCCACGCCCCGC from Vicinamibacterales bacterium harbors:
- a CDS encoding ABC transporter permease translates to MLRMLLGRDQRDADEMQDDAARLLGEARTRGRGAAAIVWLALVWDLVAGAVQDVGRALRSLLRAPGFAVTVALLLGMGVAATTTLFALVDAVLLAPLPYADPDRLVMVWESNAAEQRLHEGPSPGDLNDWVEGNDAFTTLSGWWTARATLRGVEGSAPVTGVQVTTGFFEVFGRAPLLGRTFAADEYPGRPSIPSGRAGPEPVLVLSHWLWQSLGADPALVGRMLHIEGRNWRVLGVMPPDFAVPDDDAAFWTPWDMHESYRGANFPEGPPREARFLRAVGRLRPALSREAAAERMNVIAARSAADHPRTNRGWSVDLVPLGDELVRSSRTGLLLVFGAVAGLLLLVCANVASLAVARGTARAREVAIRRALGAGGSRIVREHLAETALCAALTAVVAVALTTWSLGGAVAFAPADIPRLREVAMNGRVVAFASGASLLATLVGVLLPGLRRRSPAIAHTLKDGAPISGQQAGRVRRALVVAEIAVTVVLLVGAGLLARSYASLQRVDSGFDTRNLLVLRIAPDVTRYRGQAVIDYYGRVLDAIREVPGVSSAAAVTLLPMSTIGADFYRPYWREGARPEGTVLPQANVRMATPGYFATLGLRLVSGREFSPRDDVDAPRVVIVNESLARTTWGDLDPVGRTLVLDYQGAAATRQVVGVVRDARYKGPRSAPAPEIFVPHAQNPYLVMNVVVRTAVDPDSLAQAARTRALGVDPDQPVHSITTMDRLLADTLQQDRFALLFVALFAAAGLATAATGVYALLAYTVAQRRREIALRMAIGASSSAVARSVVLESLGLAALGAAVGALGVAGLSRVAQSILFGIVPQDPTALAAAAAVLVAAVLVASWLPARRAARVDPVVAMRL
- a CDS encoding helix-turn-helix transcriptional regulator encodes the protein MSDRPRRIDDLPPLKPKVLHILLALADGPRHGYAIMQDVAARTDGQVRLWPAALYGALRELEELDWIAESDTRPSDDDERRRYFGLTPLGTRVLGAEVRRLEAIVDQARASRALRRPVRA
- a CDS encoding carboxymuconolactone decarboxylase family protein, which translates into the protein MATLAPQSDPESNPRVRAVFDDMRATRKSDDVNLFWRTLAFDPALLERTWHELKQVMATPSAIDPLTKEMIYIAVSAANACSFCVHSHTAAARAKGMTDAQYAELLAIISMAGKTNHLATALGVPVDHAFDATP
- a CDS encoding di-heme oxidoredictase family protein produces the protein MFVASGCAACHQPRMTTGRLEGWPELSGQTIRPYTDLLLHDMGPGLADGVAEGRAAGSEWRTPPLWGLGLLAIVSGDARLLHDGRARSPEEAVRWHGGEAAGARRRFLASSRADRDALMAFLDRL
- a CDS encoding ADOP family duplicated permease, coding for MTLVDDARRSVRGLRHRPGSTALAVAILAVAVAVNAVVFAVVNAAFVKGPVLVRDPQRLVQITTTRNAVYAPDYLEWRARTKTLQDVALVRGVFHTLASQRDGPDTVFTTEVTPNTFGLLGVSPRIGRDFVEADAVAGAEPVVMLSHSLWQTRCGADPAVVGSSILVDGTPATVIGVMPEGFTFPSDQGLWTPLIPTAAALRRDTTYARYAYGRLRSGTPVASARLELEGIGQQLASAFPGTNRDLRPVVRSADEWFVGQGTRRLYLAVWGAAVSVLLIACTNVAGLLAVRGTARTREVAIQLALGASRWRLLRQGAIDGVLLAGAGGVLGLGVSQFALATLRRVPLTAGLDLQMDGAALAYVTAVSVATGAIAGTLSSAHVTGRPGELSGLSNRSGAASATSTRRLDVLVSVEIALAVLLVVGAGVMMRSVQNVTSANIGVRTEGLWTAGLYLPPDRYASADMRHRVLDAIRERLVTNPGIEAVAYGAVAPTDVAPLMTLIPEDGGGASAATAAAFPITPGYIGVVGGAILAGRDISPADRSGAPLVALVNQRLADVRWPGRDPVGQRLGLSPDGTPSSTAVSVSIVGVVSNISQGDRTRQSFEPIVYLPYAQHPQPNMFVFVRGRPGDDNVAAAIRQAVYLEDARLTVAALWRLEERLDRAFASERHSSALLGAFASAALGLAAVGLYTVVAYRVRLRTRELGVRVALGATPRRVVGWVAVTAAGPIGVGVTAGAGLAVMATRLLASQLVGVSASDPQVMGGALFVLSSAAAVACWVPARRALRIEPATALRMD